The Bradysia coprophila strain Holo2 chromosome IV, BU_Bcop_v1, whole genome shotgun sequence genome includes a region encoding these proteins:
- the LOC119085937 gene encoding probable ribosome production factor 1 codes for MASDSSDSEAEKVSKPKRSLKRKRDEDGSDDNNESSGNEQDESEVNSSKFRINPLNVIKNKEIRKKLYKKQQQQKKKLQKRARRQRKEDGGPRSTGHTIESLRETDHTTVENLEDSDQEELRLELETDQFSEYFNREIEPKVLITYADNPLTKTRKFGVELARIIPNSWAKIRNRSSIKKMVKSAINANFTDVIVINENNREPNGMLIIHLPNGPTAHFKLSNVKITKEIKRSHEEFTKHRPEVILNNFTTRLGLTCGRMLGSLFHHDPEFKGRRAVTFHNQRDYIFFRHHRYQFTKEGKRAKLRELGPRFTLKLRSLQEGTFDTKCGDYEWMITNKRHAMEGRRRFFL; via the exons ATGGCTAGTGACAGCAGCGATTCGGAAGCTGAAAAAGTTTCAAAGCCAAAGCGAAGTTTAAAACGAAAGCGTGACGAAGACGGTAGTGATGATAATAATGAATCCAGCGGCAACGAACAAGATGAAAGTGAGGTTAACTCATCCAAGTTTCGTATCAATCCATTGaatgtcatcaaaaataaggaaattcgGAAGAAATTGTACAAAAAGCAGCAGCAACAGAAGAAGAAATTGCAAAAACGAGCCAGAAGACAACGGAAGGAAGACGGTGGTCCGAGAA GCACTGGACACACCATTGAAAGTTTGAGAGAAACAGACCACACGACCGTCGAAAATCTTGAAGATTCCGATCAGGAAGAATTGCGACTCGAATTGGAAACGGATCAATTTAGTGAATATTTCAATCGAGAAATCGAACCGAAAGTGCTGATCACTTATGCAGACAATCCGCTaacaaaaacacgaaaatttggCGTCGAGCTGGCACGAATAATTCCGAATTCATGGGCAAAGATCCGGAATCGATCGTCCATCAAAAAAATGGTCAAAAGTGCAATTAACGCTAATTTCACTGATGTAATCGTAATCAACGAAAACAATCGCGAACCGAATGGAAT GCTAATCATTCACCTACCGAATGGTCCAACGGCTCACTTCAAGCTCAGCAACGTGAAAATCACAAAAGAAATCAAACGAAGCCACGAGGAATTCACGAAGCATCGACCGGAGGTCATTCTAAATAATTTTACGACACGTTTGGGTCTGACCTGTGGACGTATGCTGGGATCACTGTTCCATCACGATCCCGAATTCAAGGGGCGTCGCGCCGTAACGTTCCACAATCAACGTGACTACATCTTCTTCCGGCATCATCGATACCAGTTCACGAAAGAAGGGAAACGGGCCAAATTGCGTGAACTGGGACCAAGATTTACCTTGAAATTGCGCTCATTGCAGGAAGGTACTTTTGACACCAAGTGCGGTGACTATGAGTGGATGATTACCAACAAACGGCATGCGATGGAAGGCCGAAGACGTTTTTTCTTGTAA
- the LOC119085939 gene encoding phosphoglycerate kinase codes for MALNKLSIENVDLAGKRVLMRVDFNVPIKDGKITSNQRIVAALDSVKYALDKGAKSVVLCSHLGRPDGNKNPKYTLAPVAAELKTLLNKDVLFMNDCVGAEVEAACKDPAAGSVILLENLRFYVEEEGKGVDANGGKVKADAAKVKAFRESLQKLGDVYINDAFGTAHRAHSSMMGEGYAQRAAGLLMNKELKYFSQALDNPPKPFLAILGGAKVADKIQLIENLLDKVNEMIIGGGMAFTFLKVLNGMEIGGSLFDEDGAKIVQNLVDKAKKNNVQLHLPVDFTTGDKFAENATVGNATVQEGIPAGWMGLDIGPKSRELFAAPVLRAKLIVWNGPPGVFEFPNFANGTKGLMDNVVAATKSGCVTIIGGGDTASCCAKWNTEALVSHVSTGGGASLELLEGKTLPGVAALSDK; via the exons ATGGCACTCAACAAATTGAGCATCGAAAATGTCGATTTGGCAGGAAAACGTGTACTGATGCG TGTCGATTTCAATGTTCCCATTAAAGATGGCAAAATTACCAGCAATCAACGTATTGTAGCGGCACTGGACAGTGTAAAGTATGCCCTTGACAAGGGCGCGAAATCAGTC GTATTGTGTTCGCATTTGGGTCGTCCGGATggaaacaaaaatccaaagtACACATTGGCCCCAGTAGCTGCAGAATTGAAGACTCTGTTGAACAAGGACGTTCTGTTCATGAACGATTGCGTTGGTGCCGAAGTGGAAGCTGCATGTAAAGATCCAGCAGCTGGATCCGTTATTCTATTGGAAAATCTACGATTTTATGTAGAAGAAGAGGGTAAAGGAGTGGATGCCAATGGTGGTAAAGTCAAAGCCGATGCAGCCAAAGTGAAAGCTTTCCGAGAGAGTCTACAAAAGCTTGGCGATGTTTACATCAACGATGCATTTGGCACTGCACATCGTGCTCACAGTTCAATGATGGGTGAAGGCTATGCTCAACGTGCAGCTGGTCTCTTGATGAACAAagaattgaaatatttctcgcAAGCGCTGGATAACCCACCGAAACCGTTTTTGGCCATTTTGGGCGGAGCTAAGGTCGCCGACAAAATTCAGCTGATCGAGAATTTGCTGGACAAAGTCAACGAAATGATTATCGGTGGTGGAATGGCATTCACTTTCCTGAAAGTATTGAATGGTATGGAAATCGGTGGATCGCTGTTTGACGAGGATGGCGCCAAGATTGTTCAGAATTTGGTCGATAAGGCTAAGAAGAACAACGTTCAATTACATTTACCCGTTGACTTTACCACTGGGGACAAATTTGCCGAGAATGCAACC GTTGGTAACGCGACAGTGCAAGAAGGCATACCAGCTGGTTGGATGGGTCTTGACATTGGTCCAAAATCACGAGAACTTTTCGCTGCTCCAGTGTTGCGCGCTAAATTAATCGTCTGGAATGGTCCACCCGGCGTCTtcgaatttccaaatttcgCCAACGGTACGAAAGGTCTCATGGACAATGTTGTAGCCGCCACGAAGAGCGGATGTGTCACGATCATCGGTGGCGGTGATACTGCTTCGTGCTGTGCAAAGTGGAACACCGAAGCGTTAGTTTCGCACGTTTCGACTGGTGGTGGAGCCTCGTTGGAATTGTTGGAGGGAAAAACATTGCCCGGAGTTGCTGCTCTCAGCGATAAGTAA